From the Methanobacterium sp. CWC-01 genome, the window TGAAAGTAAAACAGTGTCGATCTTTACATACATAGTAGAAAAGATAATTACGATAGAAAGAGGTATCGCCGATTTCATTAAAAATTTGGAAAAATCTTTATCAAACATTAACACTGGTGGAACAAAACGTCGCACAGAAATGATGAAATTATAAACCAACACGATTAAACTTGTTATGAAGTAAATAATAGCAAATTCAAGAACATCAAATCCCTTAGAGATTCCATAGAAAATTCCTACAAAAATTAAAATGTTGGTTAAAAGATTGCCCAACGATTGGTATTCCATTTTTTCATGAGCTTGGAATATTGAATAAAACATTTGGGAGAATGATGATAATACCACTGATAAACCAAAAAGATAAACCACATTAATGACTTCTTGAGGATAATTTAGTAGATTAATTATTAGTGCAATCATCCCCAAGGTAAAAACTGATAGAACTATTTTTATAAGTATTATATTTCCCACATATCTGTTAATCTCGGATTTATCTCTCGATAACTCCCTCACAGCCAAGGTACTGAGGCCTAAATCAGCTAAAATACCAAAAATTGTAGTAAATGCAATTGCAAACGATAATATCCCATAACCATCGGCACCGAGGTAGCGAGCCATATATATGGTATAAATGAAAGCGAATAAATACCCTATAAGCTGTGAACCAGACAATACTCCAATATTCTTTGCAATTCTTTGAATGGTATTCATTTTACCAGTTTTTATTATAATAAAAATTATTTTGGATGAATTTGGATATTATAAAATTTATTTAAAAATAACTTCTAATCAGAATATTAATAGCATATATCGGGAGTTTAATCCCGTAAATCAGATTTAACCTGTTCCAAGTATCTTGTTTGATCGCTCCATTGAAAGGAATGGTAAAAATTAAGTGAAACAGTTTCTTTTTATTTTCATTAGAATTTAATTTATCAGGATATTCCTCGGCGATGTACTTACCAATGGCCATATAATCCTTGTACCATCCTTCCATATCAGAAAAAATGGTATTTCCACCATGTAACCGGTATTTTGAAAGGATTTCTGGTACAAAGTAATAATCATATCGATATGACAAGTCTAAGTTAAATTTGTGATCATTTAAGTTCCTAATATGTTCATTGTATCGGATGCCATCCAAGTTCTCTCTTTTATACATCATACTTGAACAAAAAAGGAAATTTCCAGCTAAAAGATCATCAAAAAGATTTCCATTCTTCTCTGAACTCTCGTACATTTCAGTAAACTTTCCTCCAGTGGAACGACTTTCACCATCTATTAAATCTGCTTCAGTCCACACCACCAAATTTTCATCCTGTTCCATCACTTCTAACTGTTTTTCGAGT encodes:
- a CDS encoding glycosyltransferase family 2 protein yields the protein MVSVLMSCYNHDKFVGEAIESVLGQTFQDFEFIILDNGSTDGSTQIIADYEKKDDRIRAIFHENNLGIPRALNELIDSANGKFLARIDSDDVWVEEKLEKQLEVMEQDENLVVWTEADLIDGESRSTGGKFTEMYESSEKNGNLFDDLLAGNFLFCSSMMYKRENLDGIRYNEHIRNLNDHKFNLDLSYRYDYYFVPEILSKYRLHGGNTIFSDMEGWYKDYMAIGKYIAEEYPDKLNSNENKKKLFHLIFTIPFNGAIKQDTWNRLNLIYGIKLPIYAINILIRSYF
- a CDS encoding flippase, whose amino-acid sequence is MNTIQRIAKNIGVLSGSQLIGYLFAFIYTIYMARYLGADGYGILSFAIAFTTIFGILADLGLSTLAVRELSRDKSEINRYVGNIILIKIVLSVFTLGMIALIINLLNYPQEVINVVYLFGLSVVLSSFSQMFYSIFQAHEKMEYQSLGNLLTNILIFVGIFYGISKGFDVLEFAIIYFITSLIVLVYNFIISVRRFVPPVLMFDKDFSKFLMKSAIPLSIVIIFSTMYVKIDTVLLSLLQGDVAVGWYNAAYRLIELLQFVPSVYTLAIFPVISNFHSSSKKDFEAIYRKSFKYLIILGLPIAAVTTVLADKIILILFQSGFLESIIALQILIWSVPFMFLSYTAAWIFISMNKQNLLLKLTFVGLVLNIILNLILIPQFSYIGASVVTVITDVFGITLGYYFLSKYIGKIGIPGIVVKPAVASILVSLLIFKLNMGLAISIIISIISYFALLVLFKAFSKEDYEIFRNMIK